The Nerophis lumbriciformis linkage group LG15, RoL_Nlum_v2.1, whole genome shotgun sequence genome window below encodes:
- the tnfaip8l3 gene encoding tumor necrosis factor alpha-induced protein 8-like protein 3, producing the protein MDSDSGEQSDGDLSPGQENFNSRSLALQAQKKIVSKMATMVVANMLTDDTSSQILDELYKSSVEFTRSKKEAHKIIKDVIKVALKMGILYRKQQFSPEELETVERFKKKMNQAAMTAVSFYQVDYTFDRNILSQLLLECRDLLHAVVQQHLSARSHARIDHAFNHFSRLDFLARLYGDGDEYRLSLRKICDGINKLLDEGTL; encoded by the coding sequence GGCAGGAGAACTTCAACTCTCGCTCGTTGGCCCTGCAGGCCCAGAAGAAGATTGTGAGCAAGATGGCGACCATGGTGGTGGCCAACATGCTGACGGACGACACCAGCAGCCAGATCCTGGACGAGCTGTACAAGAGCAGCGTGGAGTTCACCAGGAGCAAGAAGGAGGCCCACAAGATCATCAAGGACGTGATCAAGGTGGCCCTGAAGATGGGCATCCTGTACCGCAAGCAGCAGTTCAGCCCCGAGGAGCTGGAGACGGTGGAGCGCTTCAAGAAGAAGATGAACCAGGCCGCCATGACGGCCGTGTCCTTCTACCAGGTGGACTACACCTTTGACCGGAACATTCTGTCCCAGCTGCTGCTGGAGTGTCGGGACCTTCTCCACGCCGTGGTCCAGCAGCACCTGAGCGCTCGCTCGCACGCCCGCATCGACCACGCCTTCAACCACTTCTCTCGCCTGGACTTCCTGGCCCGGCTCTACGGGGACGGAGACGAGTACAGACTCTCTCTGAGGAAGATCTGTGACGGCATCAACAAACTGCTGGACGAGGGCACGCTTTAA